TTCGCGACGCTCGTCGGCCTGGAGCTGCGGCCGCGCCGGCTGCGGGAGGCGGGGACGCTGTGGCGGACCCTCACCGAGGTGCGCGGCGTCCAGAGCCGGGACGAGGTGTGGAACCACCCCGACCTGCTGCCCACGTCGGAGGACCTCGACGATCCGGAGGGGTTCGCGCACGGCCGCGAGGAGATCGAGGGCCTGTCCGACCTCGACCTGTCGCAGCTCACCAAGGAGCAGGACGGTGCGGCCGGCAAGCCGGACGACGAGTCCGGAGGCGAGGACAAGGACGACGAGGGCAAGGACGGCGGCGAGGGCAAGGGCGACGGCGACGCTCCCGGCGACGGGGGGCCCCGCGCATGAGCCGGTCGCGTGAGTCGCGCGTGCACGGCTGCAGGTACTCCCCCGGATCGTCGATGAACGCGATCAGGAGGCGCATAGCGCGGGCGAGCCTGTGCTGGCACCGGCCGGTCGACCAGGAGCGCAGGCGCCGCCACCCGGTCAACTCCCGCTACCCCCGCGTGGGCCGCACGTGAGCGGCGGGCCGCACGGCGGACGCGGCCGCCCGGACGACGGGACGCGGGACGCCGGGGACGGCACCGGAACGGGCACCGGCGTACGGGAACCGGAGACCGGCGGCCTCTGCGCCGACGCGGTCCGCGTCCTGTCGTCGTGGGAGGCGCCCGACGCCGGGCAGGAGCGGACCAGGCTGGAGTTCCTGCGTCACCTGGAGGAGCATCCCGCGGACGGCGTGTGGCGGGAGTGCGCGGCGGGGCACATCACGGCGAGCACCGCCGTGCTCGACGCGTCCCGGACCCGCGTGCTGCTGACCCTGCACGCGAAGGTGAAGGCGTGGCTGCAGCTCGGCGGCCACTGCGAGCGCGACGACGCCGCGCTCGCGGACGCGGCGCTGCGGGAGGCGACGGAGGAGTCCGGCATCGGCGGGCTGCGGCTGCTGCCCGAACCCGTCCAGCTGGACCGGCACGCGGTCCGCTGCGGCGGGCGGGACACCTGGCACCTGGACGTCCAGTACGTCGCGGTCGCCCCGGAGCGGGCGCGTCACAGGGTGAGCGACGAGTCCGACGATCTCCGCTGGTTCCCGGTGGGCGACCTGCCGGAGCCGACCGACGACGCGGTCCGCACGCTCGTGGCGCGGGCCGTGGCGCGGCCCTGGTGACCGGCGGGGCTCGTTCAGCGCGGCGGCGGGCTCGTTCAGCGCGGCAGGGGGTGCCCTTCGAGGAGGGCGCGGGTGTTCTCCCAGCCTTCCAGGCCGGGATCGAGGAGCCGCAGGTCGTCGGCCGTGCGGAGGCGATGCCACGCGGGGCCCTGCGGGACGAGGCCGGGGCGGGGCGCGGCGGCGCGCAGCCGGGCCAGCGCGTCCGGGGTGTCGAGGTCGGTGTCGTGCAGCGCGGCGGCGAGCCATCCGGGCAGCGGCAGCCGTGCGGCGAGCGCGACGAGGCCGTCCGGGCCGTCCTCGCCGCGGGCCTGGCACGCGGCGGCGGGTGCCCCGCCGAGCGCGCGGAACAGCTTGCCGATCAGCAGCGGCGGGAGGTCGGGGGCGTCGGGCGCGACGAGCGCGGCGGCGCCGGCGCCGAGCGCGTGCAGCGCGGCGAACGCGCCGGCGAGGGTCGGCTCCCGGACGATCGGCGTGCCGGGCCAGGTCACGGCCTCGGCGTCCGGCTGGTCGGGCGGGTCGAGGACGAGCGCGGGCGTCACCAGTTCGAGACCGGCGACGACCTCGTAGGTGTCCTCGAGGAGCGCGAGGCGGAACTCGCCGGGATCGACGCCGGGCGGGGCGGCGGCGCGGGGGCCGGGTCGCGACAGCACCGCGGCGAAGCGGGACGTGGCCGCGGACCGCGGGTCCGGGGCGTCGGTCACCCGGCGACCTCGCGCCGGTACCCGCCGCCGGGGTGCAGTTCGTCCCCGTCGTGCATGCCGCCGGGCCCCGGCCCGCGCGCCATCTCGTCGTCGGGCGCGTCCGCCTCGAGGGGCAGGTGCGCGGCGGCGGCGACGCCCTCCAGGTAGCCGCGGGCGCGGTCGGCCTTCGGGTACTTGCCGACGAGTTCCCAGAAGTCGGCGCCGTGCCCGGGGATGAGCAGGTGCACGAGTTCGTGGACGAGGACGTAGTCGACGACCCAGGCGGGCATGCCGCGCAGGCGGGTGGACAGCCGGATGGTGCGGTCGTCGGGCGTGCACGACCCCCAGCGGGTGCGCTGGTTGGCGACCCAGCGGACGCTGACGGGGTCGGCGCGGCCGTCGAGGTAGCGCCGGGACAGTTCACGGGCCCGCGCCTGCAGGTCGGCGTCGGTGGGGCGCCGGCGACGCTCCCGCTCCCGGAGCCGCTCGAGGATGGTGGCGACCCACTGCTCCTCCTCGGCCTTGCTGAGCCTGGACGGAACCATCACCACCACCTTGTCGCCGTCACGGTAGGCGGACACGGTTCGCCGGCGTCGGGCGCTTCGGCGGACCTCAACGTTAGGGGGCACGACTGAACGGTACTCGAAATATTGCGCGCCCCATAGGGGGTGTTTAACGTTGCCGCAGGTCAGCGCCCATGTTTTACCGAGCCGTCCATGACGGCGCCGGGCGGTGGGCAGCGCCGCGGCCCGGGCGTCACTCGCCGGTGAAGCGGGGGCGGCGCTTCTCGCGCTGCGCCGCGATCCCCTCCGCCATGTCCGCGGACGCCATCGTGACGGGCTGCGCGAGCGACTCCCACCGCAGCGCCGCGTCGACGTCGGTGTGCCCGCCGTGCGCCAGCGCGACCTTGGTGAGGCGGGTCGCGATCGGCGCCTGCGCGGCGACGCGCTCGGCGACGGCGATCGCCTCGTCGAGGACGTCCTCGCGCGGGACGGCGCGGTTGACGAGCCCGTGCCGTTCGGCCTCGTCGCCGGTGACGACCCGCCCGGCGAGCAGCATCTCGCGGGCCAGCGGCAGCCCGGCGACCTCGGGCAGCAGCCAGGTCGCGGCCATGCCGGGGTGCAGCCCGAGGGCGGCGAACGGGGCGAGGAGCTTGGCGTCCAACGCCGCGTACCGCAGGTCGCAGGCGAGGGCGAGGCACAGCCCGGCGCCGACGGCGTGCCCGTTGACCGCGGCGATCGTGGGGACCTCCAGGTCGCGGATCGCCAGCCAGGTCCGGTAGAAGGTCAGCATCCGGTCGCGGAGGGCGGGGACCGCGACGGAGTTGGCGTCGGCGAGCCAGGACAGGTCGCCGCCGGAGCTGAACGCGCTGCCCTCCCCGGTCAGCACCACGCAGCGGAGCCGCGCGTCGGAGCGCAGCTCGGCCATCACCGACTTCCAGGCGGCGGTCATCTCGTCCGACATCGCGTTGCGGCGGCCCGGGTCGTTCATCGTCAGAACGACGATGCCGTCGGGGCGGCGCTCGACCCGCAGCACGTCGGCGATCTCTTCGGACATGGCCCGCACCGTACCGTGCGTCGCGTCACAGTCCCGCCGCCGCCCCCCGCGAAACGGGGCCCTCCGGCGTGAGAAAGCGCACACTTACAGCATCCTCGCAGGTCAAGGCAGTACCAAGGGCCGCTAGCCGGTGAATGTTCCAGGTAAATGTGGCGTGAACGACAGTCGATCGCCGACAATGGGCGGCGTGAGCGATCTTCCGCGCCGCGCGGTGACGCGGTCAGCCAAACTGGCGTCCCTCCCCATCGGCTTCGCGGGTCGCACCGCGCTCGGCATGGGCAAGCGGACCTTCGGACGGCCCGCCGAGGCCGTCGCCACGGAGATCCAGCAGCGCACCGCCGAGCAGCTGTTCAAGGTGCTCGGCGAGCTCAAGGGCGGGGCGATGAAGCTCGGCCAGATGCTGTCGATCTTCGAGGCGGCGCTGCCGCCGGAGATCGCCGGCCCGTACCGGGCCACCCTCACCAAACTGCAGGAGGCCGCTCCCCCGCTGCCCGCCGCCACCGTCCACCGGGTGCTGGAGGAGTTCCTGGGCGAGGACTGGCGGGACTACTTCGACTCGTTCGACGACGAGCCGGCCGCCGCCGCGTCCATCGGGCAGGTGCACAAGGCCGTGTGGCACGACGGCCGCCGGGTCGCCGTGAAGGTGCAGTACCCGGGCGCCGGGAAGGCGCTGATCAGCGACTTCAACCAGCTCGCCCGGCTCGGCCGGATGTTCGGCGTGCTGATGCCCGGCCTGGACGTCAAGTCGATGCTCGCCGAGCTGAAGCAGCGCGTGGCCGAGGAGCTCGACTACACGATCGAGGCCGAGTCCCAGATGCAGTTCCGGCAGGCCTACGCGGACGACCCGGACTTCTACATCCCCGAGGTCATCGCGCAGGACGGCAACATCCTCATCAGCGAGTGGATCGACGGGACCGCCCTCTCGCAGATCATCAGCGAGGGGGACCAGGAGACCCGCGACCACGCGGCGCTGCTGTACTGCCGTTTCCTGCTGTCGGGCCCGAAGCGGTCCGGGATGCTGCACGGCGACCCGCACCCGGGCAACTTCCGGCTCCTCGAGGACGGCCGGCTCGGCGTCCTCGACTTCGGCGCCGTCGACCGGATCCCCGGCGGCTTCCAGCGGCGGCTCGGCCTGCTGCTGCGCATCGGCACGATGGCCGACATCGACGAGGTCGAGGCGGCGCTGCGCCGGGAGGACTTCATCCGCGAGGGCGTGGAGATCGACAAGGAGGCGCTGCAGGCGTTCCTGGCCCCGGTCACCGAGCCGTTCGTGACCGAGACGTTCCGGTTCAGCCGCGAGTGGCTGCGCGAGATGGCCGCCCGGGTCACCGACCTGCGGCCGTCCAACGTCGTCCGGCAGCTGAACCTGCCGCCCGACTACGTGATCATCCACCGGGTGCTGTCGGCGGGCACCGGGGTGCTGTGCCAGCTGGAGTGCGAGATCCCGGCCCGCGCCGAGTCGCTGAAGTGGGTGCCGGGCTTCGCCGACGACGAGGACCCCGAGCTCGTCTCAGGCTGACCCCGCGGATCGCACGGCTCCGGCCGAGCGAACACGAGCGAACCGAATGAACGCGCGCCGGCCGATGAACGCGACGGGGCCCCGCGCACCGATGCCGTGCGCGGGGCCCCGCCCTTCGCGCGCCCGGTGCCAGTGGGAGCACCGGACGCGCTCCAGGCGCCCGGCCGGGAGGCGCGCCGCCCGCCGAACCGTCCGGAAGGGCGGGCGGCGGCCTGCGACCGACGCGGGCTCGATGCCTGCCGTGGCGGTCTCCTCTCCGCTGCCGGCCGTCAGTGCCGGCGCCGCTTCGGCGCGCGGACGTAGGTCTCCCCCGCCGCCCGCGCCGTCGGCGCGAGCAGGACGCGCCGCACCCGCGACGCCCTCGTCCGCGCGTCGCGCCGGGCCCGGCGCAGCGCCCGCAGCCGCGCCGCGAGCAGCTCGTCCGGAACGAGCGGCGGCACCGCCCCGCCGCGAACGGGCGGCCCCGTCTCCCCGGACAGGCCGGCCTCCCCGGACACGGTCGTCTCACCGGTCGGGAGCGCGCCCCCGACCGAAGCGCTCCCACCGGCCGACACCGGCCCGCCGGTCAGGACAGTCCTGTCGACCGGCGCCGCCCCGCCGGACATGGTCACTTCGCCGGACACGGTCGTCTCACCGGTCGGGAGCGCGCCCCCGGCCGCGGCGCTCCGACCGGTCAGCACCGGCCCACCGGCCAGGGCCGCCCCACCGGTCGGCGCCGCCCCGCCGGACAGGGCCGTTCCGCCGGACAGGGCCGCTTCGCCGGGCTCGGTCGTCTCGCCCGGCAGGTACACGTCCGCGGCCCAAGCGCTAGTACCGGCCGGTGCGGGCGTGGCGGGCAGGGTCGTTGCGCCGGGCAGGGTCCGATCGTCGTCTGCGGGAACCCGGCCGGTGCGGATCTCCCGTGGTTCAACGGTCATGGTGCTCCCTCCGGCGGTGCGGGGGGCGCGGCCCCTGCGGCGGGGCCGCGCCCCCGGGTCTCCGGTGCGGACGGGTCGTCCGCACACGGTCACGCGTTCACGTCCTCCGGCCGCGGGTGCTTGCGCGGGCGGCCGCGCGGCCGCTTGCGCGGCACGATCACACCGCGGACGAACAGCTCGCCGCCCCAGACGCCCCAGGGCTCCTTGCGCTCCAGCGCGCCGGCGAGGCACTCCTTGCGGAGCGGGCACTCCAGGCACAGGGCCTTGGCGAGCTCGACGTCGGCGGGAGCCTCGGCGAAGAACAGCTCCGGGTCGGTCCGGCACGGAAGAGTGAGGTCCTCCTCGCTTACTGCGAGAGCCCCCTGCATCACAGTCACCCTTGTTCCTCTCGTTGGATCTCAACGGGCGTGTCGGTGGGTCTGCCTGGACAAAGAAGAAGGCCGCGGATCCGGGTGCGGATCCGCGGCCTGGGGGCTTGCCGGCCTGTTCGTTAGGCCGGTCGCCTCCAGGGATACGGACCCGACACGCCACCCTCGACGGTGACGCCCACGTGGGCCGTGGCCGGAGCCGGGACGGCGAGGTGCTCGGCGAAGTCGCCGAAGACAGTCCGCCCCTGGTCGTCCTGGATTCGCTGCGCAAGGCTCAGGTCACGCGGGTTCGCGCACCACATGCCGCGCAGGGCGCGGGATTCGCGCAGTCGCACGCCGAACGCCGCGGAGTACGCGGCCGGGACACCGGAGTTCGAGCAGCCAGGGCATGCGGCAATCCAGGACTGCGCGGATTTCGTCATCGTGCTGACCACCGGACTGCACACCACCTTCCTGGCTTCTCGGGCCGCACCGGAGGACCGAATGATCCACCGACGGCCGGTGTTGATTGCTCGCGTTCGAGAGTACGGGGCCGCCGCCCGATCAACAACCTATTTTTCACCTGCGGTTTTGTGGGTGTCTTCACCCTTTTCCGCGAGAACCTCATGCGTCCCGGGAGCGTCGGACCCTCCAGGGACGGAACACTCCGCGGACCCCGGGCCCGGAGCGCGGGCACCGCCCGGCCCGCCCGGTCACCGGGCTCACGCGCGCGGGGAGTCCGCGACGCGGACGAGCCCCTCCTGCATGACCGACACCACCAGCTCCCCCGACCGGGTGAACACCTGGCCGCGCGCCAGCCCGCGGGCACCGCCGGCGAAGGGCGTGTCCTGGTAGTACAGCAGCCAGTCGTCGGCGCGGAACGGCCGGTGGAACCACATCGCGTGGTCGAGGCTGGCGCCCATCGTCCGCTTGTCGCCCCAGGCGAGCCCGTGGTTCAGGAGGACGGTGTCCAGCAGCGTCATGTCCGAGGCGTAGGTCATCAGGCACACGTGCAGGAGCGGGTCGTCCGGCAGCTCGCCGTCGACCTTCAGCCACACCTTCGACTCGGGCGTCACCAGCGCCGGGTCCTTGGCGGCCTCCCAGGTCAGCGGCGTCGCGTGCCGGATGTCGAAGGGGCGCCGGGTGACGAACTCGCGGGCGCCGACCTCGCCGAACAGCGGGGTCAGGCGGGTGAGGCCGTCGGGGAGCGACTCGGGCGGCGGCGCGTCGGGCATCTCGGCCTGGTGGAAGGGGCCGTCCTCGACGATCTGGAACGACGCCGACAGCGTGAAGATCGCCTTGCCGTGCTGGATCGCGGTGACGCGCCGGGTCGTGAAGGACCGGCCGTCGCGCACCCGGTCGACGGTGTAGACGATGGGGACGAGCGGGTCCCCCGGGCGGATGAAATAGGCGTGCAGGGAGTGGACGGGCCGGTTCGCCGGCACGGTGCGCCCGGCGGCGACGAGCGCCTGCCCGGCCACCTGGCCGCCGAAGACGCGCTGCCGCCGCTCCTCGGGGCTGCGGCCGCGGAAGATGTCGTTCTCGATCTGCTCCAGATCGAGCAGGTCCAGCAGTTCCTTCAGGGAATCCTTCACGGCGGCCAGTCTTCCGTATCGGCGTCGGGGGGCGGCATCTCACCCTCGCGTCAATGGCCGCACAGTCCGAGGACCGCGTCGCCGTACTTGTCGAGCTTTCTTTTCCCCACTCCGGGAATTCGGGCGAGGTCCTCCAGCGACTCGGGGGCGCGTTCGGCGATCGCCTGCAGCGTCGCGTCCGTGAACACGACGTAGGCGGGGATCTTCTGCTCCGCCGACACCTGGGCGCGCCATTCCTTGAGCGCGATGAGCAGTTCCTCGTTCAGCTCGGACGGACAGTCCTCGCAGCGGCCGAGCTTGCGTTCCACGGCGGCGGTCAGCGGCCGCCCGCACACCCGGCACGGCTGCGGGCCCTTGGCGGCGCGCCGCCTGCTCCGGTCGGCGCGGGCGGGGGTGTGCGTGGCGGTCTTGCCGGTCAGCCCGCTGAGGAAGCGGGACGGGCGGCGGTGCCGCGCGCCGCCCGGCGAACGCGACAGCGCCCACGACAGGGACAGGTGCACCCGCGCCCGCGTGATCCCCACGTACAGCAGCCGGCGCTCCTCCTCGATCTGCGCGGGCGTCTCCGCGTAGACGATGGGCAGCGTGCCCTCGACGAGCCCGACAAGGAACACCGCGTCCCACTCCAGGCCCTTCGCGGCGTGCAGCGACGCCAGCGTGACGCCCTCCAGCGGCGGGGCGTGCTGCGCGGCGGCGCGCTCCTCCAGCTCGGCGACGAACTCGGGGAGGCCGGCGCGGGGGTCGGCGGCGGCCATGTCCTCCGCGAGCTGCGCCAGCGCGGCGAGCGACTCCCAGCGCGCGCGGGCCGCGCCCGCACCCTCGGGAGCCCGGTCGGTGAACCCGGCCCCCGACAGGACGTGCCGGACGGTGTGGATCAGCCCCGTCCCGTCGGTCTCCGCGTCGGCGCCCGCCCGCGTGGCGGCGCGCAGCATGTACACGGCCTGCTTGACCTCGGGCCGCTCGAAGAACCGTTCCGCGCCGCGCAGCACGTAGGGGACGCCCGCCGCGGCCAGCGCCGCCTCGTAGGTCTCCGACTGCGCGTTGATCCGGTACAGGATCGCGATCTCCCGCGCCGGGACGCCCTCGTCGATGAGCTTGCGGACCCGGCGCGCCGCGTCGTCGGCCTCGGCGACCTCGTCGTCGTACTCGTTGAACACCGGCTCGGGGCCGTTCTCGCGCTGGGCCACCAGCTCCAGCCCGGGCGCGACCGCCCCCTCGCCCCGCGCCTGCCCGATCACGCCGTTCGCGAGGCGCACCACCTGCGGCGTCGACCGGTAGTCGCGGACCAGCCTGATGACCTTCGCGTGCGGATGCTCGCGGGTGAAATCGAGCAGGTGGGACGGGGACGCGCCGGTGAACGAGTAGATCGTCTGGTTGGGGTCGCCGACGACGCACAGGTCGTCGCGGTCGCCCAGCCAGGCGTCGAGCAGCAGCTTCTGCAGCGGGTTGACGTCCTGGTACTCGTCGACGACGAAGTAGCGGTACTGGTCGCGGACCTGGTTCGCGACCTCCCGGTGCTCGGTGAGGACGGCGACGGTCAGCTCCAGCATCCCCTCGAAGTCGAGCAGGTTCCGCTCGCGCCTGAGCTGCTCGTACATGGCGTAGACGCGGGCGATGTCCACGACGTCGGCGGGCGGGCGGCGGCCGGCCTTCGCGACCGCGGCCGCGTAGTCCTCCGGGCGGTTCTGGGTGACCTTCGCCCACTCGATCTCACTCGCGACGTCGCGCAGCTCGGTGCGGCCGAGCGACAGCCGGCACGCCCGCGCGGCGTCCGCCACCAGCCCGGCCTTCGACTCGATGATCTTGGGGGGTTCGCCGCCGACGACGCGCGGCCAGAAGTAGGTGAGCTGCCGCAGCGCCGCGGCGTGGAACGTCCGCGCCTGCACGCCCGGCGCCCCGAGCATCCGCAG
The sequence above is drawn from the Actinomadura hallensis genome and encodes:
- a CDS encoding NUDIX domain-containing protein, producing the protein MSSWEAPDAGQERTRLEFLRHLEEHPADGVWRECAAGHITASTAVLDASRTRVLLTLHAKVKAWLQLGGHCERDDAALADAALREATEESGIGGLRLLPEPVQLDRHAVRCGGRDTWHLDVQYVAVAPERARHRVSDESDDLRWFPVGDLPEPTDDAVRTLVARAVARPW
- a CDS encoding M48 family metallopeptidase, coding for MSAYRDGDKVVVMVPSRLSKAEEEQWVATILERLRERERRRRPTDADLQARARELSRRYLDGRADPVSVRWVANQRTRWGSCTPDDRTIRLSTRLRGMPAWVVDYVLVHELVHLLIPGHGADFWELVGKYPKADRARGYLEGVAAAAHLPLEADAPDDEMARGPGPGGMHDGDELHPGGGYRREVAG
- a CDS encoding enoyl-CoA hydratase/isomerase family protein; this encodes MSEEIADVLRVERRPDGIVVLTMNDPGRRNAMSDEMTAAWKSVMAELRSDARLRCVVLTGEGSAFSSGGDLSWLADANSVAVPALRDRMLTFYRTWLAIRDLEVPTIAAVNGHAVGAGLCLALACDLRYAALDAKLLAPFAALGLHPGMAATWLLPEVAGLPLAREMLLAGRVVTGDEAERHGLVNRAVPREDVLDEAIAVAERVAAQAPIATRLTKVALAHGGHTDVDAALRWESLAQPVTMASADMAEGIAAQREKRRPRFTGE
- a CDS encoding ABC1 kinase family protein, which translates into the protein MSDLPRRAVTRSAKLASLPIGFAGRTALGMGKRTFGRPAEAVATEIQQRTAEQLFKVLGELKGGAMKLGQMLSIFEAALPPEIAGPYRATLTKLQEAAPPLPAATVHRVLEEFLGEDWRDYFDSFDDEPAAAASIGQVHKAVWHDGRRVAVKVQYPGAGKALISDFNQLARLGRMFGVLMPGLDVKSMLAELKQRVAEELDYTIEAESQMQFRQAYADDPDFYIPEVIAQDGNILISEWIDGTALSQIISEGDQETRDHAALLYCRFLLSGPKRSGMLHGDPHPGNFRLLEDGRLGVLDFGAVDRIPGGFQRRLGLLLRIGTMADIDEVEAALRREDFIREGVEIDKEALQAFLAPVTEPFVTETFRFSREWLREMAARVTDLRPSNVVRQLNLPPDYVIIHRVLSAGTGVLCQLECEIPARAESLKWVPGFADDEDPELVSG
- a CDS encoding WhiB family transcriptional regulator: MQGALAVSEEDLTLPCRTDPELFFAEAPADVELAKALCLECPLRKECLAGALERKEPWGVWGGELFVRGVIVPRKRPRGRPRKHPRPEDVNA
- the tesB gene encoding acyl-CoA thioesterase II encodes the protein MKDSLKELLDLLDLEQIENDIFRGRSPEERRQRVFGGQVAGQALVAAGRTVPANRPVHSLHAYFIRPGDPLVPIVYTVDRVRDGRSFTTRRVTAIQHGKAIFTLSASFQIVEDGPFHQAEMPDAPPPESLPDGLTRLTPLFGEVGAREFVTRRPFDIRHATPLTWEAAKDPALVTPESKVWLKVDGELPDDPLLHVCLMTYASDMTLLDTVLLNHGLAWGDKRTMGASLDHAMWFHRPFRADDWLLYYQDTPFAGGARGLARGQVFTRSGELVVSVMQEGLVRVADSPRA
- a CDS encoding ATP-dependent DNA helicase UvrD2, with protein sequence MLAESVLEGLDPEQRAVAETVKGPVCVLAGAGTGKTRAITHRIAYATLTGVVTPQRVLAVTFTTRAAGELRSRLRMLGAPGVQARTFHAAALRQLTYFWPRVVGGEPPKIIESKAGLVADAARACRLSLGRTELRDVASEIEWAKVTQNRPEDYAAAVAKAGRRPPADVVDIARVYAMYEQLRRERNLLDFEGMLELTVAVLTEHREVANQVRDQYRYFVVDEYQDVNPLQKLLLDAWLGDRDDLCVVGDPNQTIYSFTGASPSHLLDFTREHPHAKVIRLVRDYRSTPQVVRLANGVIGQARGEGAVAPGLELVAQRENGPEPVFNEYDDEVAEADDAARRVRKLIDEGVPAREIAILYRINAQSETYEAALAAAGVPYVLRGAERFFERPEVKQAVYMLRAATRAGADAETDGTGLIHTVRHVLSGAGFTDRAPEGAGAARARWESLAALAQLAEDMAAADPRAGLPEFVAELEERAAAQHAPPLEGVTLASLHAAKGLEWDAVFLVGLVEGTLPIVYAETPAQIEEERRLLYVGITRARVHLSLSWALSRSPGGARHRRPSRFLSGLTGKTATHTPARADRSRRRAAKGPQPCRVCGRPLTAAVERKLGRCEDCPSELNEELLIALKEWRAQVSAEQKIPAYVVFTDATLQAIAERAPESLEDLARIPGVGKRKLDKYGDAVLGLCGH